The Lampris incognitus isolate fLamInc1 chromosome 17, fLamInc1.hap2, whole genome shotgun sequence genome contains a region encoding:
- the ghdc gene encoding GH3 domain-containing protein: protein MASSWFRFWLSLGFAFLSITIAVIGQNLVTPPWVGMPHLLSAAFGVFSVAGMALIWRDIHSKVKGENRTLNSLLSQYFAVKVVGWLGRRQRAKLEADTLNVKQVQEETLLRRVHKTADTCYGKRFGFSSITDSEAFRIRHPITTYEHYRELIQRIAVGEEKVIIAGKPLILAMTSGTSGASAMLLSTKDTNTEFFLQGVAVCLDAMWRAFPETKSLQRTTKFFYTPTFRQSEAGIPIGPNSSTPASSRHMLNLYTTPAPAFEVPSEKDTLYLHLLFALKDPSVGTLESNFASTIFYAFIALQERWQELVEDIELGKISSSLTLEPKVRAKLEGLMNPEPGRAAELQAHFQEGFRGIAKRLWPQLNLALAVDSGSNEIYGEMLREHYCQGVPFYSPFYAATEGLIGVNLWPKELSRRYLLCPRSMFCEFLPETSLDEELPHTLLMGEVQEAQNYELVITNASGLFRYRIGDIVKVVGFHNQCPIVEFQYRRGQMLNVRGEKISEILFLGALKKAVAQWPGAQLIDYCCAESGLMGDSIGGSDPHYQVFLELKGVRNLTEEQRYRLDQCLQQNSAVYKSFRIKGSIGPMRVQLVAEDAFKELRKQMMTFSNTSPNTFKMHRVLRRKEFADFLIGKTIS, encoded by the exons ATGGCTTCCTCTTGGTTTCGCTTTTGGTTGTCGTTGGGCTTTGCATTTTTATCCATTACCATTGCCGTCATCGGACAAAACTTGG TGACCCCGCCATGGGTCGGGATGCCTCATCTCCTTTCGGCCGCGTTTGGCGTCTTCTCCGTGGCAGGAATGGCTCTCATCTGGAGGGACATACACTCGAAGGTGAAAGGAGAAAACCGGACGCTAAACAGTCTGTTGAGCCAGTATTTCGCGGTGAAAGTCGTCGGCTGGCTGGGCAGAAGGCAAAGGGCAAAACTCGAGGCGGACACGCTGAACGTCAAACAAGTTCAGGAGGAGACTCTGCTGAGGCGCGTGCATAAAACAGCAGATACGTGTTATGGAAAACGGTTTGGTTTCAGCTCAATCACAG ACAGTGAGGCCTTTCGGATACGGCACCCCATCACCACATATGAGCACTACCGTGAGCTTATCCAGCGTATCGCAGTAGGAGAGGAGAAGGTGATCATTGCTGGGAAGCCCCTGATCCTGGCCATGACCTCCGGGACATCGGGGGCTAGTGCCATGCTGCTCAGCACCAAGGACACCAATACTGAGTTCTTTCTACAG GGGGTGGCTGTGTGTCTCGATGCCATGTGGCGGGCGTTCCCCGAGACCAAGAGTCTCCAGCGCACCACCAAGTTCTTCTACACACCCACTTTTCGCCAGTCAGAGGCTGGCATTCCTATTGGGCCAAACTCCTCCACACCGGCCTCCTCCCGCCATATGCTCAACCTCTACACCACCCCAGCGCCTGCCTTCGAG GTCCCTAGTGAGAAAGACACCCTCTACCTACATCTTCTCTTTGCTTTAAAAGACCCCAGTGTGGGAACACTCGAGTCCAACTTTGCCTCCACCATCTTCTATGCCTTCATTGCCTTACAG GAGCGCTGGCAGGAGCTGGTGGAGGATATTGAGTTAGGGAAAATCAGTAGCTCCCTGACCCTGGAACCTAAAGTGAGGGCCAAGCTGGAGGGTTTGATGAACCCTGAACCGGGGAGGGCCGCCGAGCTGCAGGCCCACTTTCAGGAGGGCTTCAGAGGAATTGCTAAGCGCCTATGGCCTCAACTCAACCTAGCGCTAGCTGTGGACTCTGGTTCCAATGAGATCTATGGGGAGATGCTGAGGGAGCACTATTGCCAAGGAGTGCCTTTTTACTCTCCTTTCTATGCTGCCACTGAAG GTCTGATTGGGGTAAACCTATGGCCGAAGGAGCTCTCCAGGCGGTACCTGCTGTGTCCACGCTCCATGTTCTGTGAATTCCTCCCTGAGACAAGCCTAGATGAGGAGCTGCCACACACTCTGCTGATGGGGGAGGTGCAGGAGGCACAAAACTATGAGCTGGTCATCACCAACGCATCAGGACTCTTCAG ATACAGAATTGGAGATATCGTGAAGGTGGTTGGATTTCACAACCAGTGTCCAATAGTAGAATTTCAATACAG ACGTGGTCAGATGCTGAATGTTCGAGGGGAGAAAATATCTGAAATATTATTCCTGGGGGCTCTGAAGAAAGCTGTTGCCCAGTGGCCTGGAGCCCAGCTAATTGACTACTGCTGTGCTGAGAGTGGCCTCATGG GCGATTCGATAGGAGGCTCTGATCCTCACTATCAGGTGTTTTTGGAGCTGAAAGGAGTGAGGAACCTCACAGAAGAACAACGGTATAGG TTGGACCAATGTCTGCAGCAGAACTCTGCTGTCTACAAGTCGTTTCGTATCAAAGGTAGCATAGGACCCATGAGGGTACAGCTGGTGGCGGAGGATGCGTTCAAAGAACTTCGCAAGCAGATGATGACTTTCTCCAACACTTCACCCAATACCTTCAAAATGCACCGCGTGTTGCGCAGGAAAGAATTTGCTGACTTCCTCATAGGAAAGACCATTTCCTGA